In the genome of Conger conger chromosome 8, fConCon1.1, whole genome shotgun sequence, one region contains:
- the LOC133134530 gene encoding zinc-binding protein A33-like, whose amino-acid sequence MEAKAMIPESDLCCSVCCDIFKEPVVLKCSHSFCRVCLQHFWEEKSSQECPICRRKASMDDLPLNLTLKNIVESYLKQKTERETTDKTEARCSLHGEKLVLFCELDKELLCVICQTSRKHRNHPVCPVEEAALELKEELKPALNLVKEKLNKFTEVEYGRKKTAEHIRSQAQHTERQIKVEFEKLHQFLHEEEEARLAALKEEEEQKSRIMEEKLEHISGDISTLTDKITALEMAMETEHASFLKSYNNIKERAQCTLQDPELLSGALIDVAKHLGNLTFRVWEKMLGMVQYTPVMMDPNTVHAYLSLSDDLTTVRHTDTAQNCPDNPERFNYCVCVLGSEGFTSGKHSWEVKVGNKREWDVGVVKESTNRKGDITYSPEDGYWVIVLRNGDEYRAPGGTDLTLKRKPQSIRVQLDYDRGEVAFFNSSDMSLIYTFKHTFTERVFPFFSPCVRDDGKNDEPLTICPVKVSVTVTSSQ is encoded by the exons ATGGAGGCTAAAGCAATGATTCCTGAGAGCGatctctgttgctctgtatgttgtgacatttttaaagagcctgttgttctgaaatgcagccacagcttctgtagagtgtgtctgcagcatTTCTGGGAAGAGAAGAGCTCTCAagagtgtcccatctgcaggagaaaggcctCTATGGATGATCTTCCTCTAAACCTGACCTTAAAAAACATTGTGGAGTCttacttaaagcagaagactgagagagaaactaCAGACAAGACAGAGGCTCGCTGTAGTCTTCATGGAGAGAAActtgttttattctgtgaacTTGACAAAGAGCTTCTCTGTGTCATCTGTCAGACttcaagaaaacacagaaaccacccggtctgtccagtggaagaggccgctctggagctgaag GAGGAACTCAAGCCTGCACTTAATCTTGTCAAAGAAAAACTGAATAAGTTTACTGAGGTTGAATACGGACGTAAGAAGACAGCAGAACACATCAGG AGTCAAGCCCAGCACACTGAGAGGCAGATAAAGGTGGAGTTTGAGAAGCTCCACCAGTTCCtgcatgaggaagaggaggccagactggctgcactgaaagaggaagaggagcagaagagtcggataatggaggagaagctagaacacatcagtggagacatctccacccttacagacaaaatcacaGCCCTAGAGATGGCCATGGAGACCGAACACGCCTCCTTTTTAAAG agctacaacaACATCAAGGAAAG agcccagtgcacactgcaggacccagagctgctctcaggggcgCTGATAGacgtggccaaacacctgggcaacctgacgttcagagtctgggagaagatgctggggatggtgcagtaca ctcctgtgatgatggaccccaacactgtacatgcctatctctctctctctgatgatctgaccactgtgagacacacagatacagcacagaactgtcctgacaacccagagagatttaactactgtgtgtgtgtgctgggatctgaggggtttacctcagggaaacacagctgggaggtgaaggTTGGGAATAAACGTGAGTGGGATGTAGGAGTGGTGAAAGAGTCCACCAACAGGAAGGGAGATATAACATACAGCCCAGAGGATGGATACTGGGTCATAGTGCTGAGGAATGGTGATGAGTACAGAGCACCAGGAGGTACTGACCTCACACTGAAgaggaaaccccagagcatcagggtgcagctggactatgacaggggggaggtggcCTTCTTCAACTCCAGTGACATGTCActcatttacacttttaaacacacatttactgagagGGTGTTCCCATTCTTCTCTCCCTGTGTGAGAGATGATGGTAAGAACGATGAGCCCCTgacaatctgcccagtgaaaGTCTCAGTAACAGTGACGTCATCCCAGTGA
- the LOC133134531 gene encoding zinc-binding protein A33-like has product MEAKALIPEDDLCCSVCCDIFKEPVVLKCSHSFCRVCLQQCWEKKSSRECPICRRKASMDGPTLNLALRSIVESYLKQKTERETTDKTEARCSLHGEKLVLFCEHDKEPLCFICQTSRKHRNHPVCPVEEAALELKEELKPALNLVKEKLKKFTEVEQGCKKTAKHIRSQAQHTERQIKAEFEKLQQFLREEEEARLAALKEEEEQKSRIMEEKLEHISGDISTLTDKITALETAMETEDTSFLKDPELLSGALIDVAKHLGNLTFRVWEKMLGMVQYTPVMMDPNTARATLSLSDDLTTVRHTDTAQKCPDNPERFNRCVNVLGSEGFTSGKHSWEVKVGNKRQWDVGVVKESINRKGDIAASPGKGYWVIRLRNGDEYRAAGVTDLTLKRKPQSTRVQLDYDRGEVSFFNSSDMSLIYTFKHTFTERVFPYFSPCLRDGGRNDEPLTICPVKVSVTVTSSQ; this is encoded by the exons ATGGAGGCTAAAGCTTTGATTCCTGAGGATGatctctgttgctctgtatgttgtgacatttttaaagagcctgttgttctgaaatgcagccacagcttctgtagagtgtgtctgcagcagtgctgggaaaagaagagctctcgagagtgtcccatctgcaggagaaaggcctCTATGGATGGTCCTACTCTAAACCTGGCCTTAAGAAGCATTGTGGAGTCttacttaaagcagaagactgagagagaaacgaCAGACAAGACTGAGGCTCGCTGTAGTCTTCACGGAGAGAAActtgttttattctgtgaacatgacaaagagcCTCTCTGTTTCATCTGTCAGACttcaagaaaacacagaaaccacccagtctgtccagtggaagaggccgctctggagctgaag GAGGAACTCAAGCCTGCACTTAATCTTgtcaaagaaaaactgaagaagttTACTGAGGTTGAACAAGGATGTAAGAAGACAGCAAAACACATCAGG AGtcaagcccagcacacagagaggcagataaagGCAGAGTTTGAGAAGCTCCAGCAGTTCTtgcgtgaggaagaggaggcccgactagctgcactgaaagaggaagaggagcagaagagtcggataatggaggagaagctagaacacatcagtggagacatctccacccttacagacaaaatcacaGCTCTAGAGACGGCCATGGAGACCGAAGACACCTCCTTTTTAAAG gacccagagctgctctcaggggcgCTGATAGacgtggccaaacacctgggcaacctgacgttcagagtctgggagaagatgctggggatggtgcagtaca ctcctgtgatgatggaccccaacactgcacgtgccactctctctctctctgatgatctgaccactgtgagacacacagatacagcgcAGAAAtgtcctgacaacccagagagATTTAATCGCTGTGTAAAtgtgctgggatctgaggggtttacctcagggaaacacagctgggaggtgaaggTTGGGAATAAACGTCAGTGGGATGTAGGAGTGGTGAAAGAGTCCATCAACAGGAAGGGAGATATAGCAGCCAGCCCAGGGAAAGGATACTGGGTCATAAGGCTGAGGAATGGTGATGAGTACAGAGCAGCAGGAGTTACTGACCTCACACTGAAGAGGAAACCCCAGAGCACCAGGGTGCAGCTGGActatgacaggggggaggtgtccttcttcaactccagtgacatgtcactcatttacacttttaaacacacatttactgagagGGTGTTCCCATACTTCTCTCCCTGTTTGAGAGATGGTGGTAGGAACGATGAGCCCCTgacaatctgcccagtgaaaGTCTCAGTAACAGTGACGTCATCCCAGTGA